A section of the Nitrospira sp. genome encodes:
- a CDS encoding efflux RND transporter periplasmic adaptor subunit codes for MAVVSSATRETIQAEVVEITHASVPVRVEVTGQVAASFQAALSSRIQGTIDRLFVREGTSVVKGQTLLQLDNRDVRADLARVSAEVESTKAQLARMTNLYAQDAVSKQELENATRAYKVAEAARKAVLAQLSYTIVKAPFDGVITEKMMEAGELASPGQPLVRMENPRHLQLKATVAEGDLKSVSLGDEIAVVIDALDQRALNGVVGQILPAGDSHTHTFTVKVDLPAEPGLKTGMFGRFQLDTGTSKTILVPWTAVVERGELTGVFAVGSDRIARLRWIKTGRRLGQQVEILSGVNVGESVLLDATRGIDGVAVTLVDATASPVVRTACSVSCQSPRSRVASSVFRISESRLSDVKRQASTPNSPLGTQTRATTEDP; via the coding sequence ATGGCGGTGGTTTCGTCCGCTACGCGGGAGACCATTCAGGCTGAAGTTGTCGAGATCACGCATGCGTCGGTCCCGGTCCGCGTCGAAGTGACCGGTCAGGTGGCGGCAAGCTTCCAGGCTGCGCTCTCCAGCCGCATCCAAGGAACCATCGACAGGCTGTTCGTTCGAGAAGGCACGTCGGTTGTGAAGGGGCAGACGCTCCTTCAATTGGATAACCGTGACGTTCGTGCCGACTTGGCGCGGGTCTCGGCGGAAGTAGAAAGCACGAAGGCTCAGCTCGCGCGCATGACCAACCTGTACGCCCAAGATGCAGTTTCAAAACAAGAACTGGAGAATGCGACTCGTGCCTACAAGGTTGCAGAAGCCGCCCGCAAGGCGGTGCTTGCCCAGCTGAGCTACACGATCGTCAAGGCGCCGTTCGACGGCGTGATCACGGAGAAAATGATGGAGGCGGGTGAATTGGCCTCGCCCGGGCAGCCCCTGGTGAGGATGGAAAATCCCCGACACCTTCAGCTTAAGGCAACCGTGGCGGAGGGAGATTTGAAATCGGTATCTCTCGGAGATGAGATTGCCGTGGTCATTGACGCATTGGATCAGCGAGCGCTGAACGGCGTTGTTGGCCAAATTCTTCCGGCCGGCGATTCGCACACGCACACATTCACCGTGAAAGTAGACTTGCCTGCGGAACCGGGGCTGAAAACCGGCATGTTCGGACGATTTCAATTGGATACGGGAACGAGCAAGACGATTCTCGTACCATGGACCGCGGTGGTCGAACGCGGCGAACTTACAGGTGTCTTTGCCGTTGGATCAGATCGGATTGCTCGTCTTCGGTGGATCAAAACCGGTCGGCGGCTCGGTCAACAGGTCGAAATTCTGTCCGGTGTGAATGTCGGCGAGTCGGTGCTGCTCGATGCGACCCGCGGCATCGACGGCGTCGCAGTCACTCTCGTCGATGCAACGGCATCGCCCGTCGTGCGGACGGCGTGCAGCGTGTCTTGTCAATCGCCGCGGTCACGAGTTGCAAGTTCTGTCTTCCGAATTTCTGAAAGCCGTCTCTCTGACGTGAAACGCCAAGCCTCAACTCCAAACTCGCCACTCGGAACTCAGACGAGAGCGACAACCGAGGATCCATGA
- the hrpB gene encoding ATP-dependent helicase HrpB, with protein sequence MTRLPIEDVLPALRAALMADPNALLTASPGAGKTTGVPPALLAAPWLSGKKLLLLEPRRLAARAAAHRMAASLGQPVGGIAGYRTRLDTKVGPATRIEVVTEGILSRLLLHDPSLADYGIVIFDEFHERSLQADAGLALCMETQRLFRPDLRLLVMSATLECGPISELLGGAPVLVCEGRQFPVETRYLDQPPAGRLDTAVVHTIRRSLAQDRGSLLVFLPGMAEIRRVERLLQNARLDASIRVAPLHGDLPQAAQDEAIAPPQPGTRKVVLATSIAETSLTIDGVRVVIDAGLSRIPRFDPRTGLTRLDTVRVTQDSADQRRGRAGRLEPGLCYRLWPEKEQRTLATRRPPEILDADLAPLILELAAWGVHDPLELPWLTAPPPAAVAHAKDLLRHLDALDAAGSITAHGRGMAELAMHPRLAHMLIKADVLKLTDLACDIAALLGERDIVRAPAGRRQTDMRLRLDLLWGHDSRIGEVTVDHGACRRVARTSDLYRHRWPDAAKRRPDVSCDPGSAGLLLALAYPDRIAQRQPQGEARYLLANGRGALFANPDHLASEPYLVIAELDAGAQWARIDLAAPVTQSDIEALYADQIEEVEDVAWDERTRSVRAARRRRFGALTLSEQALSNPDPTMMAGALSVGLRRAGLSTLAWTPELRQWQARVRFLKALDGPDAQWPDLSDDTLLKTIDEWLQPFLAGLTTLERVTRMDLAPALQARLSRDQQHQLDRRAPTHLTVPSGSRLRLDYDQPEGPVLAVRLQEMFGCSDTPRVAGGKVPVLLHLLSPAKRPVQVTKDLAGFWANTYRDVRKDLRGRYPKHHWPENPLLAAPTAKAKRPGQ encoded by the coding sequence ATGACTCGACTGCCAATAGAAGATGTGCTGCCGGCGCTACGAGCCGCCCTCATGGCCGACCCGAACGCGCTGTTGACCGCCTCGCCGGGCGCCGGGAAAACGACAGGCGTGCCTCCAGCGCTGCTCGCCGCTCCGTGGCTCAGCGGCAAGAAGCTGCTGCTGTTGGAGCCGCGCCGGCTCGCCGCCCGTGCCGCGGCTCATCGTATGGCCGCATCGCTGGGTCAACCGGTCGGCGGTATCGCCGGCTACCGCACCCGTCTCGACACCAAGGTCGGACCGGCGACCCGTATTGAAGTCGTCACCGAAGGCATCTTGTCCAGACTGCTGCTGCACGACCCCTCGCTCGCCGACTACGGTATCGTCATCTTCGACGAGTTCCACGAGCGGAGCCTGCAGGCCGATGCCGGATTGGCCCTCTGCATGGAGACTCAGCGACTCTTCCGTCCGGATCTCCGGCTCTTGGTCATGTCGGCCACGCTGGAGTGCGGACCGATCAGCGAATTGCTCGGCGGTGCACCGGTTCTGGTCTGTGAGGGTCGGCAGTTTCCGGTGGAAACCCGCTACCTCGATCAGCCGCCGGCGGGGCGCCTCGATACCGCCGTCGTCCACACGATCCGCCGATCGCTGGCGCAGGATCGAGGCAGCCTGCTGGTGTTTCTTCCCGGCATGGCCGAGATCCGTCGGGTCGAGCGCCTGCTGCAGAACGCCCGCTTGGACGCGAGCATTCGGGTCGCCCCTCTGCACGGCGACCTGCCGCAAGCGGCGCAGGACGAGGCCATCGCCCCGCCCCAACCGGGCACGAGAAAGGTGGTGTTGGCCACCTCCATCGCGGAAACCAGTCTGACGATCGACGGGGTGCGCGTGGTGATCGACGCCGGTTTATCGCGCATCCCTCGCTTCGATCCGCGCACGGGGTTGACCAGGCTGGACACCGTGCGGGTGACGCAGGATTCGGCGGATCAACGTCGGGGCCGGGCGGGCCGGCTCGAACCGGGCCTCTGCTATCGCCTCTGGCCCGAGAAAGAACAGAGGACGCTGGCGACGCGCAGACCACCCGAGATCCTGGACGCGGACTTGGCTCCGCTGATCCTGGAGCTGGCAGCATGGGGCGTACACGATCCCTTGGAATTACCCTGGCTGACCGCGCCCCCTCCCGCGGCTGTCGCCCACGCCAAGGACCTCCTCAGGCACCTGGATGCCCTGGACGCGGCAGGGTCCATCACCGCGCACGGCCGAGGCATGGCCGAATTGGCGATGCATCCCCGTCTCGCCCACATGCTGATCAAGGCCGATGTGCTCAAGCTGACCGACCTCGCCTGCGACATCGCCGCCTTGCTCGGTGAGCGCGACATTGTGCGGGCGCCGGCCGGCCGACGCCAGACGGATATGCGGCTCAGGTTGGATCTGTTGTGGGGTCACGACAGCCGGATCGGTGAGGTCACGGTCGATCACGGAGCCTGCCGGCGGGTCGCACGCACGTCCGACCTCTATCGACACCGATGGCCTGATGCCGCGAAGAGACGACCCGACGTCTCGTGCGATCCAGGATCTGCCGGCCTGTTGCTCGCCCTCGCCTATCCGGATCGCATCGCACAGCGACAACCGCAGGGCGAGGCTCGCTACCTCCTCGCAAACGGGCGCGGCGCCCTATTCGCCAATCCGGATCACCTGGCCTCGGAACCCTATCTCGTGATCGCCGAACTCGACGCAGGCGCACAATGGGCAAGAATAGACCTGGCCGCTCCCGTGACGCAGAGCGACATCGAAGCGCTGTACGCCGATCAGATCGAAGAGGTCGAGGATGTCGCCTGGGACGAACGGACCCGGAGTGTCCGCGCCGCCAGACGACGGCGGTTCGGAGCGCTGACACTGTCGGAACAGGCCTTGTCGAACCCCGATCCGACGATGATGGCCGGTGCCCTGTCGGTCGGCCTTCGCCGGGCCGGGCTGTCGACATTGGCCTGGACGCCGGAGTTGCGACAGTGGCAGGCCCGAGTTCGATTTCTCAAGGCTCTCGACGGCCCGGATGCTCAATGGCCCGATCTGTCGGACGACACGTTGCTCAAGACGATCGACGAATGGCTCCAGCCATTTCTCGCGGGACTCACCACCCTGGAGCGGGTCACGCGGATGGATCTTGCTCCGGCACTGCAGGCCCGACTCAGTCGCGATCAACAGCATCAATTGGACCGCCGGGCTCCCACACATCTGACGGTCCCCAGCGGATCGAGGCTGCGGCTCGACTATGACCAGCCGGAGGGTCCGGTGCTGGCGGTGCGGCTGCAAGAAATGTTCGGCTGCTCAGACACGCCGAGAGTCGCGGGCGGCAAGGTGCCTGTCCTCTTGCATCTTCTCTCCCCGGCCAAGCGACCGGTCCAGGTTACGAAGGATCTGGCCGGTTTCTGGGCCAATACTTATCGGGACGTCCGCAAAGACCTGCGCGGTCGCTACCCCAAACACCACTGGCCGGAAAATCCGCTCCTCGCCGCGCCGACCGCGAAGGCGAAGCGCCCGGGCCAATGA
- a CDS encoding efflux RND transporter permease subunit codes for MRDERRMTTYRPGLSGRIAGLFIGNTLTPLIILGMLLLGLFAILATPREEEPQIVVPMADVWLPFPGASAKIVEEQLTKPFERKISEIKGVEYVYSISRPGGALIVVRFYVGQPMEKSLVDLYDKLMSNQDLLPPGAEPFLVKPKDVNDISIVTITLSSGRYGEFELHQLAEQVLEEAKKVAGTSGGFIVGGRARELQVQIDPARLRAYGLTPLQIAAVIHGENRALPTGRFDNRNQNFLVETGQFIRSHEDLKSLVVGVREQRPVYLRQVAEIIDGPREATQYVWFGLGAGGADAVSPDAPPLPSHEFPAVTVAIAKQGGVNAVTVAEDVIRKVEDMKGVIVPADVRVTITRDYGQTAQEKADELLWHLLIAVVAVVVFLGVTLGPRPALVVSVAIPLTLALTIFTSMLIGYTINRATLFALIFSIGILVDDAIVVVENTYRHLTLRLRPHDEAIIYSVDEVGNPTILATFTVIAALLPIAFVSGLIGPYMRPIPINASIAMFFSLLVAFIVIPWFCRTCDRPVAPVTGVAHDANEAGSTARLYRRLLAPLLARPVLASSFLAMVALLLVGSCLLFYTRHVVMKMLPFDNKSEIQLVIDMPEGTTLEETARAAKALTQYVRTVPEVRDYQAYVGTASPFNFNGLMRHYFLRSLPHEADIQMNLVAKQDRPAQSHDIARRLRPPIQEIARQYGANVKVVEVPPGPPVQSVLVAEIYGPDYGRQLVVASEVRALFESTEGVVDVDDSIEADQVKYVFAVDQAKAALAGIPSEEIVKTLRMALEGTKAGLVHIPQERSPVHIVLRLPLAERTGLEHLGKIGLRTSGGTMVQLSELLTIEQTVQDKAIYHKNQKPVVYVVSDIGGPGAENAESPVYGVLGVGKKLEDYRTAEGYRIEQFYASQPWSEEKIAMKWDGEWHITYETFRDMGIAFAVAMLLIYLLIVGQFQSFLTPLIIMVPIPLTLIGILPGHWLTGSYFTAPSIVGFIALAGIIVRNSILLVDFIQVQMRLGVPLPEAVISAGAIRMRPILLTAAALMVSALVIILDPIFQGLAVSLLFGVGTSTLLTLFVIPLLYYWIAGHTAQSGRPSMETAMGNGETVAHRVGAEGVPV; via the coding sequence ATGAGAGACGAACGACGAATGACAACCTACCGCCCAGGCCTTTCAGGCCGTATTGCCGGCCTCTTCATCGGAAACACGCTGACACCGCTCATCATATTGGGGATGCTGCTGTTGGGCCTATTCGCGATCCTCGCCACGCCACGCGAAGAGGAACCGCAGATCGTCGTTCCGATGGCCGACGTCTGGCTGCCCTTTCCCGGCGCTTCCGCCAAAATCGTCGAGGAACAACTGACCAAACCGTTCGAGCGCAAGATTTCCGAAATCAAGGGCGTGGAGTACGTGTATTCGATTTCAAGGCCGGGCGGCGCGCTGATTGTCGTCCGCTTCTATGTCGGCCAGCCCATGGAGAAGAGCCTGGTCGATCTCTACGACAAGCTGATGTCGAATCAGGACCTGCTGCCGCCAGGCGCCGAGCCTTTTCTGGTCAAGCCGAAGGACGTGAACGACATTTCAATCGTGACGATTACTCTGTCGAGCGGACGATATGGGGAATTCGAACTGCATCAATTGGCCGAGCAGGTGTTGGAGGAGGCCAAAAAGGTTGCGGGCACATCCGGAGGTTTCATCGTCGGCGGTCGCGCGCGGGAGCTGCAGGTCCAGATAGACCCGGCAAGGCTGAGGGCGTATGGGTTGACTCCTTTGCAAATCGCGGCCGTCATTCACGGGGAGAATCGCGCGCTGCCCACGGGGCGATTCGACAACCGCAATCAGAACTTCCTCGTGGAAACCGGACAATTCATCCGCTCCCATGAGGATTTGAAGTCGTTAGTGGTCGGAGTACGCGAACAGCGGCCTGTGTACCTCAGGCAGGTGGCCGAGATCATCGACGGACCGCGTGAAGCGACTCAGTACGTCTGGTTCGGTCTTGGCGCCGGTGGCGCGGATGCCGTCTCGCCTGACGCACCACCATTGCCGTCTCACGAATTCCCGGCCGTGACCGTGGCCATCGCCAAGCAGGGCGGCGTCAACGCAGTGACCGTGGCCGAGGACGTCATTCGCAAGGTTGAAGACATGAAAGGCGTGATCGTTCCAGCGGATGTCCGCGTCACCATCACGCGCGATTACGGACAAACCGCGCAAGAGAAGGCCGACGAACTGCTGTGGCACCTCCTTATCGCCGTCGTCGCAGTGGTCGTTTTCCTCGGGGTGACATTAGGACCGCGACCCGCGCTGGTCGTATCCGTCGCGATTCCGCTCACCCTTGCCTTGACGATTTTTACGTCCATGCTGATCGGCTACACGATCAACCGCGCAACGCTCTTCGCGCTGATCTTCTCCATCGGCATTCTGGTCGACGACGCCATTGTCGTCGTCGAGAACACGTACCGACATCTGACGTTGCGCCTTCGTCCCCACGACGAGGCGATCATCTATAGCGTCGATGAAGTAGGAAACCCGACGATTCTGGCAACCTTCACCGTCATCGCCGCGCTCCTGCCGATAGCCTTCGTGTCCGGGTTGATCGGCCCCTACATGAGGCCGATTCCCATCAATGCTTCCATCGCCATGTTCTTCTCCCTGCTCGTCGCTTTCATAGTGATTCCTTGGTTCTGCCGAACCTGTGACCGTCCTGTGGCTCCCGTCACAGGAGTAGCTCACGATGCCAATGAAGCCGGTTCGACGGCGCGACTCTATCGTCGGCTGCTCGCTCCGCTGTTGGCCAGACCGGTCTTAGCCTCCTCCTTCCTCGCCATGGTCGCCCTCTTACTGGTCGGATCATGCCTCTTGTTCTACACCCGCCACGTCGTCATGAAGATGCTGCCGTTCGACAACAAGAGCGAGATCCAGTTGGTGATCGACATGCCGGAAGGGACAACGCTGGAGGAAACCGCCCGGGCGGCCAAGGCCCTGACCCAATATGTCCGCACCGTTCCGGAAGTTCGGGACTACCAGGCCTATGTCGGCACGGCTTCTCCCTTCAACTTCAATGGACTGATGCGACACTACTTTCTGCGCTCGCTGCCGCATGAGGCGGACATTCAGATGAATCTGGTCGCGAAACAGGACCGACCCGCCCAGAGTCATGATATCGCCCGGCGGCTTCGTCCCCCGATCCAGGAGATCGCACGTCAGTATGGCGCGAATGTCAAAGTCGTTGAGGTGCCGCCGGGTCCGCCGGTGCAATCAGTGCTGGTGGCGGAAATTTACGGCCCCGACTATGGCCGGCAGCTTGTTGTAGCGAGCGAAGTTCGAGCGCTGTTCGAGTCCACAGAGGGGGTTGTTGATGTAGACGACTCTATCGAGGCGGATCAGGTGAAGTATGTCTTCGCGGTCGATCAGGCGAAAGCGGCCCTGGCCGGAATTCCATCCGAAGAAATCGTGAAGACGTTGCGCATGGCGCTGGAAGGAACGAAAGCCGGGCTCGTCCATATTCCTCAAGAGCGGAGCCCGGTTCACATCGTGCTCCGCCTGCCGCTCGCCGAACGGACCGGTCTGGAGCATCTCGGCAAGATCGGGCTGCGTACGAGCGGCGGCACCATGGTCCAACTGTCCGAATTGCTCACGATTGAGCAAACAGTCCAAGACAAAGCGATTTATCACAAGAACCAGAAGCCGGTGGTGTATGTCGTCTCCGATATCGGAGGGCCAGGCGCAGAGAATGCGGAGAGTCCCGTGTACGGCGTACTCGGAGTCGGGAAGAAACTGGAAGACTATCGGACGGCCGAGGGATATCGGATCGAGCAATTCTATGCCTCCCAACCCTGGTCGGAAGAGAAGATCGCGATGAAATGGGACGGGGAATGGCACATCACCTATGAGACGTTCCGCGACATGGGCATCGCCTTTGCCGTTGCGATGTTGCTGATCTACCTCCTGATCGTCGGGCAGTTCCAATCCTTTCTTACGCCGCTGATCATCATGGTCCCGATTCCACTCACGCTGATCGGCATTCTGCCCGGCCATTGGTTGACAGGGTCGTATTTCACGGCCCCGTCGATAGTCGGCTTCATCGCGCTCGCCGGCATCATCGTCCGAAACTCGATCTTGCTCGTGGATTTCATCCAGGTGCAAATGCGTCTGGGTGTTCCGTTGCCTGAGGCGGTCATCAGTGCCGGCGCAATCCGTATGCGGCCGATTCTCCTGACGGCCGCCGCACTCATGGTGAGCGCCCTTGTGATCATTCTCGATCCGATCTTCCAAGGGCTGGCTGTATCCCTCCTTTTTGGCGTGGGGACATCGACATTGCTCACCCTGTTCGTGATCCCCTTGCTCTACTACTGGATTGCCGGACACACGGCCCAATCCGGCCGACCTTCCATGGAAACTGCGATGGGAAACGGAGAAACAGTCGCTCATCGCGTAGGGGCAGAAGGAGTGCCGGTTTGA
- a CDS encoding OsmC family protein, with the protein MSQATISGAINGVDIDRMGKTVQAIQADSSLAAFQFRAANRWISGGHNRSQIRSFYGAGQEDRIRTAPFVLEADEPPVLLGDDHGANPVEYVLHALAACLTTSLVYHAAARGIRLESVESKLEGDLDLQGFLGISDKVRKGYKQIRVNFTIKSDATREQLAELTTFSPVHDIVSNPVPVEISFTVV; encoded by the coding sequence ATGTCACAGGCAACCATCAGCGGAGCCATCAACGGAGTCGATATCGACCGGATGGGGAAGACGGTTCAAGCGATTCAAGCCGATTCAAGTCTTGCGGCGTTTCAATTCCGCGCGGCGAATCGATGGATCAGCGGCGGGCATAACCGCTCCCAGATCCGGAGTTTCTACGGCGCCGGGCAAGAAGACCGCATTCGCACTGCTCCCTTCGTCCTCGAAGCCGACGAGCCGCCGGTGCTCCTCGGGGATGACCACGGAGCCAATCCGGTGGAATATGTGCTGCACGCGTTGGCGGCCTGCTTGACGACATCGCTCGTCTACCACGCCGCCGCGCGCGGCATAAGGCTGGAATCGGTCGAGTCGAAGCTCGAAGGGGATCTCGATCTTCAGGGATTCCTCGGGATCTCGGATAAGGTTCGGAAGGGTTACAAGCAGATTCGCGTCAACTTTACGATAAAGTCAGACGCCACGCGCGAGCAACTGGCGGAGTTGACGACGTTCTCTCCTGTCCACGACATCGTGTCGAATCCGGTCCCGGTGGAAATCTCCTTCACCGTCGTCTAG
- a CDS encoding inorganic pyrophosphatase: protein MRRAGGDPIQRLMSLMFKAHPWHGVSIGERAPEVVTAYIEIVPTDTVKYEVDKDSGFLKVDRPQRFSNFCPVYYGLVPQTYCGDRVAGLFSKRARRKGMVGDRDPLDICVLTEKTIPHSDILLTAIPIGGFSMADGGEADDKIIAVMKEDAAYGNFKDIGDVPVSLIDRLQHYFLTYKQAPGSVQHKVEITSVYDRDEALKVIRASHADYRVKFPELESLWPAGMSS from the coding sequence ATGAGACGTGCGGGGGGAGATCCGATACAACGGTTGATGAGTTTGATGTTCAAGGCGCACCCCTGGCACGGGGTCTCCATCGGAGAGCGGGCGCCGGAGGTGGTGACCGCTTATATTGAAATCGTGCCGACCGACACCGTCAAGTACGAGGTGGACAAGGACAGCGGTTTTCTGAAAGTAGACCGCCCGCAACGATTCTCCAACTTCTGTCCCGTCTATTACGGGCTCGTCCCGCAAACCTACTGCGGCGATAGGGTGGCCGGCCTCTTCTCGAAGCGCGCGCGACGGAAGGGAATGGTGGGCGACCGTGATCCACTCGACATCTGCGTGCTGACGGAGAAGACGATCCCCCACAGCGACATTCTGTTGACGGCGATCCCCATCGGAGGGTTCAGCATGGCCGATGGCGGTGAGGCCGACGACAAGATCATCGCCGTCATGAAGGAGGACGCGGCCTATGGGAACTTCAAGGATATCGGCGACGTGCCGGTCTCGCTGATCGATCGCCTGCAGCATTATTTCCTTACCTACAAGCAGGCGCCCGGCTCCGTGCAGCATAAAGTGGAAATCACCAGCGTCTACGATCGGGACGAAGCGCTGAAAGTCATCCGCGCCAGTCATGCCGACTATCGCGTGAAGTTTCCCGAGTTGGAGTCGCTCTGGCCGGCTGGAATGTCGAGTTGA
- a CDS encoding thioredoxin family protein produces MAVESGMLPLGTPAPAFRLRDVDSGQWWTLESFEGHTALLIMFICRHCPYVQHVEGELARIGRDYREHRLGILAVSSNDAIRYPDDAPPRLKEMADRLGFTFPFCFDETQQTAKAYRAACTPDFYLFDRERRLRYRGQLDESRPGNGKPVTGRDLRAAIDALLAGKPVDGHQRASVGCSIKWKPGNEPTD; encoded by the coding sequence ATGGCCGTTGAATCAGGCATGCTGCCGCTCGGGACCCCCGCTCCCGCCTTTCGGCTCCGAGACGTCGACTCCGGGCAGTGGTGGACGCTAGAGTCGTTTGAAGGACACACCGCTCTGTTGATCATGTTCATCTGCCGCCACTGTCCCTACGTCCAACATGTGGAGGGAGAACTGGCGCGGATCGGACGCGACTATCGCGAGCACCGTCTCGGCATCCTGGCCGTCAGCAGCAACGATGCAATCCGATATCCGGACGATGCCCCGCCCCGGCTCAAAGAGATGGCCGATCGGCTCGGCTTCACGTTTCCGTTCTGCTTCGATGAAACTCAACAGACGGCCAAGGCCTACCGGGCCGCCTGCACGCCGGATTTTTACCTGTTCGATCGCGAGCGGCGTCTGAGGTATCGAGGACAGCTTGATGAGAGCCGTCCGGGGAACGGCAAGCCGGTGACCGGACGGGATCTGCGCGCAGCCATTGACGCGCTGCTCGCCGGCAAGCCGGTCGACGGACACCAACGAGCCAGCGTCGGTTGCAGCATCAAGTGGAAACCGGGCAACGAGCCGACCGACTGA
- a CDS encoding sigma 54-interacting transcriptional regulator, translating to MTPPHQAPLSNIEADTALRAILEGTATETGQRFFAALVQNLVKALGTHGAWVTEYFPEKRRLRALAFWMDGRWVKDYEVDIVGTPCERVIDTAKLVHFPDRVLEIYPHEEELKAAGAVSYMGAPLQDTDGRILGHMAVIDRRPIPEEPRVHAIFQIFAARAAAELQRLRAEAQVHEREEKVGRLLNSAMDAIIELDDHLRITRVNPATEKVFHCPAEKMTGLDFRQFVSRGDADRLVAFIAELDGRPEGLQARWIPGGLTARRPDGESFPAETTLSRFELHDRKFTTLILRNVHDRVEAEQKIRSLTAEAELLREELQALHRDGALIGDSPSLKRVLHDIAQVAGTDATVLITGETGTGKELAARAIHAASKRRERPLITVNCAAIPATLIESELFGHEAGAFTGATKKREGRFALADKSTIFLDEIGELPLDLQAKLLRVLQEGEFDPVGSSSTRQVNVRVLAATNRDLDKSVREGRFREDLFYRLNVFPLRLPPLRERGDDVVRLASSFAQRFAGRMGLTIAPLTADCARRLKSYNWPGNVRELQNVIERAVITAADGCVNLDRALPEATSVSVPAAEEIPPSAARIKTAQEVEELERANILRALESAHWKVSGKKGAASLLGMNASTLSSRMKVLKLQKPR from the coding sequence ATGACCCCGCCTCATCAAGCTCCGCTTTCGAACATCGAAGCCGATACGGCCCTGCGCGCGATTCTGGAAGGGACCGCAACGGAGACCGGACAGCGGTTTTTCGCCGCCCTGGTGCAGAACCTTGTCAAGGCGCTCGGGACGCACGGAGCCTGGGTGACGGAATATTTCCCCGAGAAGCGCCGCCTCCGGGCCCTCGCCTTCTGGATGGACGGCCGATGGGTGAAGGACTATGAAGTGGATATCGTCGGGACTCCGTGTGAGCGCGTGATCGACACAGCCAAGCTGGTGCATTTTCCCGACCGAGTTCTGGAGATTTATCCGCACGAAGAGGAGTTGAAAGCGGCCGGAGCCGTCAGCTACATGGGCGCGCCGCTGCAGGATACGGACGGTCGCATTCTTGGTCATATGGCGGTGATCGACCGCCGGCCGATTCCGGAGGAGCCGAGGGTTCATGCGATCTTTCAGATCTTCGCCGCGCGGGCTGCGGCGGAACTTCAACGGCTGAGAGCCGAAGCCCAGGTACACGAGCGCGAGGAAAAAGTCGGGCGGCTCCTCAACAGCGCGATGGATGCCATCATCGAGCTGGACGATCACCTCCGCATCACCCGCGTAAATCCCGCCACGGAGAAAGTGTTCCACTGCCCGGCGGAGAAGATGACCGGTCTGGATTTCCGGCAGTTCGTCAGTCGTGGAGACGCAGATCGACTGGTCGCCTTCATCGCCGAACTGGACGGACGTCCTGAAGGACTGCAGGCGCGCTGGATTCCAGGCGGGCTCACCGCTCGTCGTCCCGACGGTGAATCCTTTCCAGCCGAAACGACTCTGTCACGCTTCGAACTGCATGACCGGAAATTCACCACCTTGATCCTCCGCAATGTGCACGATCGCGTGGAAGCGGAGCAGAAGATCCGGTCGCTCACCGCTGAAGCCGAACTGCTACGCGAAGAACTGCAGGCGCTGCATCGGGACGGCGCGTTGATCGGCGATAGCCCGTCCCTCAAGCGCGTCCTGCACGACATCGCCCAGGTCGCAGGCACCGACGCAACGGTGCTCATCACGGGCGAGACCGGCACCGGCAAGGAACTCGCCGCGCGCGCGATCCATGCGGCGAGCAAACGCCGCGAGCGGCCGCTGATTACCGTCAATTGCGCGGCGATTCCCGCCACGTTGATCGAGAGCGAATTGTTCGGACATGAAGCAGGCGCCTTTACCGGGGCGACCAAGAAGCGCGAGGGTCGCTTCGCCCTCGCCGACAAGAGCACCATCTTTCTGGACGAGATCGGAGAATTGCCGCTCGATCTGCAGGCGAAGCTCCTCCGCGTGCTGCAGGAGGGCGAGTTCGATCCTGTCGGGAGTTCCTCCACCAGGCAGGTGAACGTGCGCGTCCTGGCGGCAACGAATCGCGATCTGGACAAATCCGTTCGCGAGGGACGATTCCGCGAGGATCTCTTTTATCGTCTGAACGTCTTTCCGTTGCGCTTGCCCCCGTTACGCGAACGCGGCGACGACGTGGTGCGACTCGCTTCCAGCTTTGCGCAGCGGTTTGCAGGCAGGATGGGCCTGACGATTGCCCCGCTCACGGCGGACTGCGCGCGCCGGCTGAAGTCGTACAATTGGCCGGGTAACGTGCGCGAACTGCAGAATGTGATCGAGCGGGCCGTGATCACGGCCGCAGACGGATGCGTGAATCTGGACCGTGCGTTGCCCGAAGCCACGTCGGTTTCCGTGCCTGCCGCCGAAGAGATTCCCCCCTCCGCAGCGCGGATCAAAACGGCGCAGGAGGTGGAAGAACTCGAACGCGCCAATATCCTGCGCGCGCTGGAATCAGCCCATTGGAAAGTCTCCGGCAAGAAGGGCGCGGCAAGCCTGCTCGGCATGAATGCCTCCACACTCTCGTCGCGGATGAAAGTCTTGAAGCTTCAGAAGCCCCGCTGA